A region of the Hemitrygon akajei chromosome 11, sHemAka1.3, whole genome shotgun sequence genome:
acaggtggttatttgaattaGTGTTGTCTGCCTGaaagcttgaatcagtctggccatactttactaacctctctcattaacaaggagttttcacccacagaactgctgcttactcGATGATTTTTCTCCcatttttcacactattctctgtatcTTTAGACACTGTTGTGTGTGCattctgtgatgcaccatcaataactctcggagacagaaagtgaacgataggcttttattagcagcaaaagggagcacgacatctcggagactgagggaggagcagtgccccaatcgcctgtgggaggagccacaggagcagtcagcagagaggcatgtccagacaggtatacatagtttaccacattctgtTAGACAGAtagcccaggagatcagcagtttctcagatactcaaaccaccccgtctggccccaacaattattccatggtaaaaaccacttagatcacatttcttccccattatgatatttgttctgaacaacaactgaacatttTGACCATGCatgcatgcttttaagcattgagttgctaccagatgattggctgattagatattttcattagcAAGCAGgcgtacaagtgtacctaataaagtggccactgagtgtaagtatTTTCCAAACACTGCATTTTTCTAAATAAATCACCCTATTGTTTCTTGGAAGAAGTTGTTGTAGCTTATGTTTTCTTTCTGCCTTGAAATAGACTATTCTAATTGAACTGACATTGCTTGCTATAGGATAGACCGAGTATCCTTCTCTGCCCTACCTCCAAGTCATTGATTGATGCAGAGTTGTCTGTTAAATCATGTCATTTTTGATCAGTTTCAAAAGCAGTTTTGACAGCTACTTGAGCAGTTTTCACCTGTTGGTTCAGTGAATCCTTTAAGAGCAAGGCTGTGAAACAAAAGGACGATACGGCACCAAAAACAGAGACAATTAGTGGTGTGAGGTCAAACTTGATCTCAGCTACTGTACAAACAACAGCGGTAACACCTAATGCTATTTTGATAAGTGCTCGGGTCGTTTTGCCTGGTGAGTGGATTTCAGATCTCAGTAGTGCCAGGGGTTTACCACTGCTGTCTGCCAAACTTTGCATGCACTTGTCGCGTAGATCCCGATGGTGCCAGAGGTAAACAAGCCCTGCTGCCAGCAATCCAATACCAGTGGCAAAGGACATGCCAGGAACGGGAACCGTTCCCACTGCTCCTGCAAGTGCAGCGGTCATCCAGATTCTTTTCTCCAAcatttttcttttctcttctaTTAATTCTGAAGTTACTTTTGGGAGTGACAGCAAAAAAGCAGCCTTCTTTACATTGTACAGACTGTTTGCAAGCATGTCCTTTAGAGCAGGGAAATCGTAATTATTGCGGTGCAAGCTTGAAATCAGATAAACAGCTGGTGCTGTAACCCCCATCTCTTCCAAGGCTGCGACACAGTCCATTCTTATCTTTTGCAACTCTGTGTTCAAAGTCATACCATCCATTTCCAGTGGGTGGAGGTCATTGTCAATCTTAGATTGAACAAAGTAGAGCTGTTTGCCTTCCTGTTGAACTGCTTTGGCGAGTGTGCCTTCGCCTCCTTTAAATCGGCATTCTGACACAATGATGAACAGATCATACTTCCCAACATTTACTGTTTTCAGATACTCACTCACTGGGCTAGTATCAGAATCTATTCCTGGAAGTTCTTCAATATGAACATTAGGCAGAATAGGGTGAGCATATATGATAGGCTCTTCATCAGTTTTCTCACTGCTATCCTTTCCCTCCTCATGTATCTCAAAGCCTGCCACAGCAGTAATAAAGGTAGACTTGCCTGAACATTTTCCACCTGCAACTGCAATATTAATTTGTGCATTAACCAGGTCATCTAATTTATTCTTTATCTCTGGTATGACTGCTTCCAATCCACCAGCATTATAATTGCTTTTTAGTCGTTCGAGTTCTTCCATACTGAAGAATTCAGATGATGAAATCATGCAATCCCTGGAAACAAGAAGAGATATTTTCATAGTGCACAGTTGATCCAGTTTCTTAAACCATTTTAAGTAGCATTCAATCTATGACACAGTGGCATAGCTAGCAGAGTGCCTCACGGtgactgggttcaatcctgaccttgggtggtTTTTATGTTGAGTTAGAACATTctccaaagacatgtgggttggtaggttaattttaccactgtaaattgtccctataGTACAGCCACATAGTAAAAACTGGGAtcattgatgggaatgtggagagaacaCGCTACAGAGAAAAATTAATAGGGGAATAAGATTGCTTTGAGCTGAAGGAGCTTCTTGATGTATTGTAACTGAATATGAAAGTTAATATGTCAGAATTTAATTAGAAAATGTCTACTTGTGTAGTCAAGGGCATACAGATATATGTATTGACTGTTTTTCTATTCAGCattttattatatattatgaGATCAATTGAATTGGGATTAGTATAATGCATTAGATGTCAGCACTGAGCATCATAGAGTCATACtgtatggaaacaggccttttggcccaacttaACTGTGCCAATTTTGTTGCCCATTGACCCTCGTCCCTTAGCTCTTtaaacctctctcatccatgtccgTAACTAGATGTGTTTTAAAGGTCACTAATGCGGCCACCTCAGCCACTATTTCTGGCAACTCATTTCAAATGTGCAACACCCTTTTTGTGAAGAAGCTGCTCCAGATATTGCTTTTAATACCCTCCCCTCTGATCTtgaacctatgtcctcttgtttttagCACCCCTTCCCTGGAAAAAGAGACAACATgatttcaccctatctatacccttcatgatCTTATACATGTAATATCctagttaagatttctactgctatgctgtggggTAGTATATATTATCAGTTTTATGTTAAAGCAGTGTGCCATGCTGAAAAGTgtgttttggcttcagctaaCAATAAGGACACATGttgttattattactattattaagtTTTTATATATTCTATAGTTCACAGAATATTTTAGCACAGGTGGCCACATTTGTCCCAGCTCTTTGAAAGAGCTGTACAAGGAAGTACTTCACTCCATCTTTTCCTTACACCCTTCTAAACTAACACCTTTCAGTTGCTTTTCAACCAATTTCTTGGCAGCTACTTCCACGATCCTGACAGGCAATTTGTTCTGTGCTTAGAAACCTACATAGTGAAGAGTTTCCCCTTATTCCTCTTTTGCCAATGTTAAAATTTCTACCATCCAATTATTGCTCA
Encoded here:
- the LOC140735387 gene encoding interferon-gamma-inducible GTPase 10-like; translated protein: MISSSEFFSMEELERLKSNYNAGGLEAVIPEIKNKLDDLVNAQINIAVAGGKCSGKSTFITAVAGFEIHEEGKDSSEKTDEEPIIYAHPILPNVHIEELPGIDSDTSPVSEYLKTVNVGKYDLFIIVSECRFKGGEGTLAKAVQQEGKQLYFVQSKIDNDLHPLEMDGMTLNTELQKIRMDCVAALEEMGVTAPAVYLISSLHRNNYDFPALKDMLANSLYNVKKAAFLLSLPKVTSELIEEKRKMLEKRIWMTAALAGAVGTVPVPGMSFATGIGLLAAGLVYLWHHRDLRDKCMQSLADSSGKPLALLRSEIHSPGKTTRALIKIALGVTAVVCTVAEIKFDLTPLIVSVFGAVSSFCFTALLLKDSLNQQVKTAQVAVKTAFETDQK